The following proteins are encoded in a genomic region of Phycisphaera sp.:
- a CDS encoding serine hydrolase, which yields MRLALSLTTLAALAPSCWGQCDYTQANTIAAMIVDDRPLLDGASLRLEDPLIPGTSLESFYGDYGPGTVVPIASATKLLSAIVIMTCVEQDGLDLDAPVSTYLPEFRGAKGTMTVRQMFSHTSGLPSNSIFAFDPTITLAQAVSRIALFTPLEATPGTDFCYGQVSMHVAGRVCEVLTGTDWDTLFAERVAMPLGLTSTNYDGLYVSDNPLIAGGAESSLGDYARVIRMLMNGGEYRGARIIEPASVELMFTDMTVGLPIRCTPASTPDDHYGLGAWVQTRPDGTRRIDSPGAFGYTPWIELDSTGEAVLGGVFMIEDAFSDLEADITAIQDAALDARLACTPCAADVDLDGELTLFDFLAFQTAWDAQAQAGDFNRDGVFDLFDFLAYSNAFDAGCF from the coding sequence ATGCGCTTGGCACTCTCGCTGACGACGCTTGCCGCCCTCGCTCCATCGTGCTGGGGTCAGTGCGATTACACCCAGGCCAACACCATCGCCGCCATGATCGTTGATGATCGCCCCCTGCTCGACGGTGCGAGCCTGCGATTGGAAGACCCGCTCATCCCCGGCACCAGCCTGGAGAGCTTCTACGGCGATTACGGGCCGGGCACAGTCGTTCCCATCGCCAGCGCCACGAAACTTCTCTCAGCGATCGTCATCATGACGTGCGTCGAGCAAGACGGCCTCGACCTCGACGCACCGGTCTCGACGTATCTGCCCGAGTTTCGAGGCGCCAAGGGCACGATGACCGTGCGGCAGATGTTCAGCCACACGTCGGGGCTGCCCAGCAACAGCATCTTCGCGTTCGATCCGACGATCACGCTGGCCCAGGCTGTGTCGCGTATCGCGCTCTTCACACCACTCGAAGCCACGCCGGGCACCGACTTCTGTTATGGACAGGTGAGCATGCACGTGGCCGGCCGCGTGTGCGAGGTGCTCACCGGCACCGATTGGGACACGCTGTTCGCCGAGCGCGTGGCGATGCCGCTCGGGCTCACCTCGACCAACTACGACGGGCTGTACGTGTCGGACAACCCGCTCATCGCCGGCGGGGCCGAGAGCAGCCTCGGTGATTACGCACGCGTCATCCGAATGCTCATGAACGGCGGCGAGTATCGAGGCGCGCGGATCATCGAGCCCGCGTCCGTCGAGTTGATGTTCACCGACATGACCGTCGGCCTGCCCATCCGCTGCACGCCGGCTTCGACGCCTGACGATCACTACGGGCTTGGCGCGTGGGTGCAAACCAGGCCCGACGGCACACGCCGCATCGACAGCCCCGGCGCGTTCGGATACACACCGTGGATCGAGCTCGATAGCACGGGCGAGGCCGTCCTGGGCGGCGTGTTCATGATCGAGGACGCGTTCTCGGATCTCGAAGCCGACATCACCGCGATCCAGGACGCCGCGCTCGACGCACGGCTGGCATGCACGCCCTGCGCCGCCGATGTCGACCTCGACGGCGAACTGACGCTGTTCGACTTCCTGGCATTCCAAACCGCATGGGACGCCCAAGCCCAGGCCGGCGACTTCAACCGCGACGGCGTGTTCGATCTGTTCGACTTCCTGGCGTACTCCAACGCGTTCGACGCTGGGTGCTTCTAA
- a CDS encoding 23S rRNA (adenine(2503)-C(2))-methyltransferase RlmN codes for MPPAAEHAHDTPNPLAMTSQEWVDAVGPRVKGRRLWALRAYKAFMREGRTDDPVFGQVGAPRVGPVLRRESEDTPEGVITKFVQELDIERQGVKLESESVVIPMIGRKGRLAHSLCVSSQVGCAMGCGFCETAQMGLMASLTPAQIVGQWHAARHQLGASPANLVFMGMGEPLDNTDSVLKAIEILTDRSGPELAMSKVTVSTVGRLDGLARLREAVLQPGWHRLGVSISLNAPNDEIRNQIMPINRAMPMGQLRDALLDFPNGTGKPYLIAYVLIPGLNDAMEHADELAEWVSPLRCMLNVIPYNPRRDSPWPAPDEADVDRFVERLSSRGVFVKRRRTKGRGTMAACGQLGNPAIRRRRVVGPMTPLTPITIGGGR; via the coding sequence ATGCCCCCCGCCGCCGAGCACGCCCACGACACTCCCAACCCCCTGGCCATGACCAGCCAGGAGTGGGTCGACGCCGTGGGGCCACGGGTGAAGGGCCGGAGGTTATGGGCCCTGCGGGCGTACAAGGCGTTCATGCGGGAAGGCCGCACCGACGACCCGGTCTTCGGCCAGGTGGGCGCGCCGCGCGTGGGCCCGGTGCTGCGGCGAGAGAGCGAGGACACCCCCGAGGGGGTCATCACCAAGTTCGTGCAGGAGCTCGACATCGAGCGGCAGGGCGTGAAGCTCGAGTCCGAATCGGTGGTGATCCCCATGATTGGGCGGAAGGGCAGGCTGGCCCACTCGCTGTGCGTGAGCAGCCAGGTGGGCTGCGCGATGGGCTGCGGCTTCTGCGAGACCGCGCAGATGGGGCTCATGGCCTCGCTCACGCCAGCCCAGATCGTCGGCCAGTGGCACGCGGCGCGGCATCAGCTCGGAGCCTCGCCCGCCAATCTCGTGTTCATGGGCATGGGCGAGCCGCTGGACAACACCGACTCGGTGCTCAAGGCCATCGAGATCCTGACCGATCGCTCGGGGCCCGAGCTTGCGATGAGCAAGGTGACGGTGTCGACGGTGGGGCGGCTCGACGGGCTGGCACGGCTGAGGGAGGCGGTGCTGCAACCCGGCTGGCACCGGCTTGGCGTGTCGATCAGCCTGAACGCGCCTAACGACGAGATCCGCAACCAGATCATGCCCATCAACCGGGCCATGCCAATGGGCCAGCTCCGCGACGCCCTGCTGGACTTTCCAAACGGCACGGGCAAGCCCTACCTGATCGCGTACGTGCTGATCCCCGGATTGAACGACGCGATGGAGCACGCCGACGAGCTGGCCGAGTGGGTCTCGCCGTTGCGGTGCATGCTCAACGTGATCCCGTACAACCCCAGGCGTGACAGCCCGTGGCCCGCGCCAGATGAGGCCGATGTCGATCGGTTCGTCGAGCGGCTGAGTTCGCGCGGCGTGTTCGTCAAGCGGCGTCGCACTAAGGGGCGGGGCACCATGGCCGCGTGCGGGCAGCTTGGGAACCCGGCGATCCGACGCCGGCGGGTTGTGGGGCCCATGACACCACTCACGCCGATCACCATCGGCGGCGGACGCTAA
- a CDS encoding type 1 glutamine amidotransferase, translating into MATIIVLQDGQHLGPARLGVTLRDHGFKLDYRRIDQDGEAAVPPDMDGAQGLIVLGSPAAPTEDLPWITKTMDLIRLAHEAEMPVIGLCMGHQLIARALGGEVEKLPTMALGFEPVEMTVVGQTETMLAGMPWNVPMFQSHENHVSKAPPGATVLAKSETTPVECFKAGIRTYGFQYHFEFDRPGITRHLSSLKKTHSDLPLTLDQLEGELNEHYALFARACDRLCLNIASFAVPFDRLLAV; encoded by the coding sequence ATGGCCACCATCATCGTTCTTCAGGACGGACAACATCTCGGGCCGGCTCGCTTGGGGGTCACCCTGCGCGACCACGGCTTCAAGCTCGACTACCGCCGCATCGACCAGGACGGCGAGGCAGCGGTGCCCCCCGATATGGACGGTGCCCAGGGCCTGATTGTTCTCGGGAGCCCCGCCGCACCTACCGAAGATCTGCCCTGGATTACCAAGACCATGGATCTGATCCGTCTGGCCCACGAGGCCGAGATGCCGGTCATCGGGCTATGCATGGGCCACCAACTCATCGCCCGCGCATTGGGCGGCGAGGTCGAGAAGCTGCCCACAATGGCCCTCGGGTTCGAGCCCGTCGAAATGACCGTGGTCGGGCAGACCGAGACCATGCTGGCGGGCATGCCGTGGAACGTGCCCATGTTTCAGAGCCACGAGAACCACGTCTCGAAGGCGCCCCCCGGCGCGACGGTGCTGGCCAAGAGCGAGACCACGCCGGTTGAGTGCTTCAAGGCTGGCATCCGCACCTACGGCTTCCAGTACCACTTCGAGTTTGATCGCCCGGGCATCACCCGGCACCTCTCGTCGCTCAAGAAGACGCATAGCGATCTGCCCCTGACGCTCGACCAGCTCGAGGGCGAGTTGAACGAGCACTACGCGCTGTTCGCGCGGGCGTGCGATCGGCTGTGTCTCAACATCGCCTCCTTCGCGGTGCCGTTCGACCGTCTGCTGGCGGTGTAG
- a CDS encoding HDOD domain-containing protein: protein MAGKVRANLSSAEVEALTDLLMRKLDAMVIETQPEVAARLLELVADPDAGLADFAAVIRTDTALSGRLLRMSNSAYFAQREPVTTLERACVLLGINRIRALALGFYMSRAIDAGGEKRYGRIMWGKSLLRACFAAKLAEAIKPNLYAEAFLIGLMLDAGIPLARTLIGPSQFDVACPPNQPPSRAFKCGAEHFTYTHVDMARALMRRWRVPDVLAKPILWHHSPPQNLESTEPIHVLHRVSFYVGSMHIEHEPPAAMAVPLPTLGQKLTSLTGGQIGAIFADACKEYATVREFFGQVADGITDVEALGMRVHGTLNKLIEKSMEEDLQQDTGMASATFRFHSGSIEVQRDAENTDFAVAYIVDEAGTRQAVHRFPVGSASAADVLLELSLEQDDIDSAELESMTDYLRAIAA, encoded by the coding sequence GTGGCAGGGAAGGTCCGCGCCAACTTGAGCAGTGCCGAGGTCGAGGCCCTCACCGACCTCCTCATGCGCAAGCTCGATGCGATGGTCATCGAGACCCAGCCCGAGGTGGCGGCCCGATTGCTCGAACTGGTGGCCGACCCCGATGCCGGGCTGGCCGACTTCGCCGCGGTCATCCGCACCGACACCGCCCTGAGCGGACGATTGCTGCGCATGAGCAACTCGGCCTACTTCGCCCAGCGCGAGCCGGTGACCACGCTCGAACGCGCCTGCGTGCTGCTGGGCATCAACCGCATCCGCGCCCTGGCCTTGGGCTTCTATATGAGCCGCGCCATCGACGCGGGCGGTGAGAAGCGCTACGGCCGGATCATGTGGGGCAAGAGCCTGCTGCGTGCGTGCTTCGCCGCCAAGCTGGCCGAAGCCATCAAGCCCAACCTGTACGCCGAGGCCTTCCTCATCGGACTGATGCTCGACGCGGGCATCCCGCTGGCGCGCACGCTCATCGGTCCTTCCCAGTTCGACGTGGCCTGCCCACCCAACCAGCCGCCGTCACGCGCGTTCAAGTGCGGGGCCGAGCACTTTACCTACACGCACGTGGACATGGCCCGCGCCCTCATGCGTCGCTGGCGCGTGCCCGACGTTCTGGCCAAGCCCATCCTTTGGCACCACAGCCCGCCGCAGAACCTCGAGAGCACCGAGCCCATCCACGTGCTGCACCGCGTGTCGTTCTACGTCGGCTCCATGCACATCGAGCACGAACCCCCCGCCGCCATGGCCGTCCCCCTGCCCACGCTGGGCCAGAAGCTCACGAGCCTGACCGGTGGCCAGATCGGTGCCATCTTCGCCGACGCCTGCAAGGAGTACGCCACCGTCCGCGAGTTCTTCGGCCAGGTCGCCGACGGCATCACCGACGTCGAGGCCCTAGGCATGCGCGTCCACGGCACGCTCAACAAGCTCATCGAGAAGTCGATGGAAGAGGATCTCCAGCAAGACACCGGCATGGCCTCGGCCACCTTCCGGTTCCACTCGGGCTCCATCGAGGTACAACGCGACGCGGAGAACACCGACTTCGCCGTCGCCTACATCGTCGATGAGGCCGGCACCCGCCAAGCCGTCCACCGATTCCCCGTTGGCTCGGCTAGCGCCGCCGACGTTCTGCTGGAACTCAGCCTGGAACAGGACGACATCGACAGCGCCGAACTCGAGAGCATGACCGACTACCTGCGTGCGATCGCGGCCTAA
- a CDS encoding serine protease, protein MKKTSIRFIRTLQAGSCVLAALAVGLTPAAAQDDPSGTLVLETQPETVPADIRESTVKIFTTSRGPDLTRPWTRQQAADSTGSGLVIDGGRILTNAHVVEYGQQIFVQPYLTSQRLAARVIARNTGIDLALLELEDPGAIDGVPMAALSSNLPDIGDKANALGYPMGGEELSITEGIVSRIEFVGYSAGTLGLRIQVDAALNPGNSGGPVTVNGEVVGLTFSGISQADNIGYIIPNEEIRLFLDDIEDGEIDGRAFLRETFDNTRNPGVRAKLGLTPQLDGMVVAGAIEGHPLKSWDVITSIAGRSVDSQGLASLTGDLRLYFEYFVHHGLNDDDTITLGVLRDGEEIEVRSPVVRGDDDFFEGLDNTYPSYMVFGPLVFTPVYQAHVYGLDLGRMAARRSPIVSRAYKGKDEDAEVQEYVILAGGLLNHRVNLAYEIPPFSTLKSINDTTITSLEHCVKTLKELAQSSEEFITFEFYDRGADRLVYKRTDILGSIEDVLNENGIRRPISTDLADLWPDLGE, encoded by the coding sequence GTGAAGAAGACAAGCATTCGCTTTATCCGGACCCTCCAAGCCGGCTCGTGCGTCCTCGCCGCGCTGGCCGTCGGGCTGACCCCGGCGGCCGCCCAAGACGACCCGTCCGGCACGCTGGTGCTCGAGACCCAGCCCGAGACGGTCCCGGCTGACATCCGCGAGTCGACCGTCAAGATCTTCACGACTTCTCGCGGCCCGGACCTCACCCGCCCCTGGACGCGCCAGCAGGCGGCCGACTCGACCGGCTCGGGCCTGGTGATCGACGGCGGACGCATCCTGACCAACGCCCACGTGGTCGAGTACGGCCAGCAGATCTTCGTGCAGCCCTACCTCACCAGCCAGCGGCTGGCGGCCAGGGTCATCGCCCGCAACACGGGCATCGACCTCGCGCTGCTCGAACTGGAAGATCCCGGCGCGATCGACGGCGTGCCCATGGCGGCGCTGTCGTCGAACCTGCCCGACATCGGCGACAAGGCCAACGCCCTGGGCTACCCGATGGGCGGCGAGGAACTCTCGATCACCGAGGGCATCGTCTCGCGCATCGAATTCGTCGGCTACAGCGCCGGCACGCTGGGCTTGCGCATCCAGGTCGACGCCGCGCTCAACCCGGGAAACTCGGGTGGGCCGGTCACCGTCAACGGCGAGGTCGTCGGCCTGACATTTAGCGGCATATCGCAGGCCGACAACATCGGCTACATCATTCCCAATGAAGAGATCCGCCTGTTTCTCGACGATATCGAGGACGGAGAGATCGATGGCCGTGCCTTCCTCCGTGAGACCTTCGACAACACCCGGAACCCCGGCGTGCGCGCCAAGCTGGGTTTGACCCCGCAACTCGACGGCATGGTCGTGGCGGGCGCGATCGAGGGCCACCCCCTCAAGTCGTGGGACGTGATCACAAGCATCGCCGGTCGCAGCGTTGATAGCCAGGGGCTCGCCAGCCTGACGGGCGACCTTCGCCTGTACTTTGAGTACTTCGTGCATCACGGGCTGAACGATGACGACACCATCACCCTGGGCGTGCTGCGTGACGGCGAAGAGATCGAGGTCCGCTCGCCCGTCGTGCGCGGCGATGACGACTTCTTCGAGGGCCTGGACAACACCTACCCCAGCTACATGGTGTTCGGCCCGCTCGTCTTCACGCCGGTGTATCAGGCCCACGTATACGGCCTCGACCTGGGCCGCATGGCGGCGCGGCGGAGCCCGATCGTGTCGCGGGCTTACAAGGGCAAGGACGAAGACGCGGAGGTTCAGGAGTACGTCATCCTGGCCGGCGGGCTTCTGAACCACCGTGTGAACCTGGCCTACGAGATCCCGCCGTTCTCGACGCTCAAGAGCATCAACGACACGACGATCACCAGCCTGGAGCACTGCGTCAAGACGCTCAAGGAACTGGCCCAGTCCTCCGAGGAATTCATCACGTTCGAGTTCTACGACCGCGGCGCCGACCGGCTGGTGTACAAGCGTACCGACATCCTGGGCTCGATCGAGGACGTCCTCAACGAGAACGGCATCCGCCGGCCCATCTCGACCGACCTCGCGGACTTGTGGCCCGACCTCGGGGAGTAA
- a CDS encoding type II secretion system GspH family protein: MPHCRRPERAGFTLIELLVVIGIIAVVAALTMPAIASARQSARSTITLQRMGQLSTVANLYANDSKDRIWTAQDWLKTIEGDTAIPGVLIEGGYLTNDGILECAVNGRRLPARASGGHAPTPPPGLYAHAEVDSDFAFVHQVEGARLGLHTQFAYYANPTDRGWSGGVWLEDETALENLPGVPIFVEENPAFYHANDEMLTFKGFDQLDRRHDGGGGTGRSIMAFLDGHAAGTAPPADDSPDGLEVSDLTAAHFYLSARGGRWRAMTFSSEYRYGWVNDPR, from the coding sequence ATGCCCCATTGCCGACGCCCGGAACGAGCCGGGTTCACGCTCATCGAGTTATTGGTCGTCATCGGCATTATCGCCGTGGTGGCCGCCCTCACCATGCCGGCGATCGCCAGCGCCCGCCAGAGCGCCCGCAGCACCATCACGCTGCAGCGCATGGGCCAGCTCTCAACCGTCGCCAACCTCTACGCCAACGACTCCAAGGACCGAATCTGGACAGCTCAGGACTGGCTCAAGACCATCGAAGGCGACACCGCGATCCCCGGCGTGCTCATCGAGGGTGGGTATCTCACCAACGACGGCATTCTCGAATGCGCGGTGAATGGCCGGCGCCTGCCGGCGCGTGCCTCCGGTGGCCACGCCCCAACGCCTCCTCCGGGCCTGTACGCCCACGCCGAGGTCGATAGCGACTTCGCGTTCGTGCATCAAGTCGAGGGGGCGCGGCTCGGGCTTCATACCCAGTTCGCCTATTACGCTAACCCCACCGATCGCGGCTGGAGCGGCGGCGTGTGGCTGGAAGACGAGACCGCGCTGGAGAACCTGCCCGGCGTGCCGATCTTCGTCGAGGAGAACCCCGCGTTCTACCACGCCAACGACGAGATGCTCACCTTCAAGGGCTTCGACCAGCTCGACCGCCGCCACGACGGGGGCGGGGGCACGGGCAGGTCGATCATGGCCTTTCTTGATGGCCACGCCGCGGGCACAGCCCCGCCGGCCGACGACTCGCCCGATGGCCTGGAAGTGAGCGACCTGACAGCAGCCCACTTCTACCTGAGCGCCCGTGGCGGCCGCTGGCGCGCCATGACGTTCAGCAGCGAGTACCGCTACGGCTGGGTGAACGACCCGCGCTAA
- a CDS encoding alpha/beta fold hydrolase — protein MRGTEHWTRPKRRVSWRVVLGVYLVLLLASHVFYVVDPRMMAVTLPPTPSGEVTLPEMTADGPREGHEARVAYKAWHSGDPDAPFVLMIHGSPGDATNFQALGPSLAIRGVDSVAVDLPGFGGSEPWVKDMSARAMAHTCLALLDELHASGNAPSRVHVLGWSNGGAVVLEMSELDGEASVELASLAMMMATGAQRTEGSGDYLFEKAKYALGYAAVFGAVELVPHFGMLGPRNFWYSFIRNFMHTDQRPLDTVLRDLDEPLLIIQAQQDFLVAPWAAEAHHDLAPKSTLVRLDGSHMMPFSQPDELAAHIAAFVRTYQSPVAVPVRSTVDVSPRAEHGAMTRTLDRVATWLRTRHWTLEALVVALIAMAWWRVGLVIVAALVAGMYVDYGVASLGLAVAIVIRGPGVWRRVLCLFVGIVALFPAWVLVRFGGWWAVDRYGVVALLVVIALVAPLTWIAPRVWTRSNRQRIRAQVWRWISHEFWPSWISYVLLTPTFVTQVLRYRHPVVFTATNPGIAGAGGFIGERKSTISGALEKAGAPLLPTALLRMHSDPERRLARVEKLLRLRPDLGGYPVVIKPDRGEQGRSVRVCHNTRDVREQIDRVQTDMVIQKYDPAPHEVGLFWVRLRPPGDPDEHGREGEIFSVTRKIFPTIVGDGKRTLRQLVLNDDRFRVQEPLFAKRFGRAIDLVPPQDERVKMGLAGNHAQGCRFEDGAHLITDGLTDVIDDICRKFPNSDGLPGGLDIGRFDIRYSDEEALKAGRGFSVIELNGSSAEATNVYDPTRTWWWAIEVMSKQWCHAYRLGAMRRAMGHEPVGPLELILMVLKARRVRPENALAD, from the coding sequence GTGCGCGGCACCGAGCACTGGACCAGGCCTAAGCGGCGCGTGAGCTGGCGTGTGGTGCTGGGGGTGTACCTGGTGCTGCTGTTGGCCTCGCACGTCTTCTATGTGGTCGATCCTCGGATGATGGCGGTCACGCTCCCCCCGACACCTTCTGGCGAGGTGACGCTGCCCGAGATGACCGCCGACGGCCCGCGCGAGGGGCACGAGGCGCGCGTGGCGTACAAGGCGTGGCACTCGGGCGATCCCGACGCGCCGTTCGTGCTGATGATCCATGGTTCCCCCGGTGATGCGACGAACTTCCAGGCGCTCGGGCCGTCGCTCGCCATTCGGGGCGTTGACTCCGTCGCGGTCGACCTGCCGGGGTTTGGCGGATCGGAGCCTTGGGTCAAAGACATGTCGGCACGGGCGATGGCGCACACGTGCCTGGCATTGCTCGACGAGTTGCACGCAAGTGGCAATGCGCCGAGCCGTGTCCACGTGCTGGGGTGGAGCAACGGTGGGGCGGTCGTACTGGAGATGTCGGAGCTCGACGGCGAGGCCAGTGTCGAGCTTGCTTCGCTGGCCATGATGATGGCCACCGGCGCGCAGCGGACCGAGGGATCGGGCGACTACCTCTTCGAGAAGGCCAAGTACGCCCTGGGATACGCCGCGGTGTTCGGGGCGGTCGAGCTGGTGCCCCACTTCGGCATGCTCGGGCCTCGCAACTTTTGGTACTCGTTCATCCGCAACTTCATGCACACCGATCAGCGGCCGCTCGACACCGTGCTGCGCGATCTGGACGAGCCGCTGCTGATCATCCAGGCCCAGCAGGACTTCCTGGTCGCGCCGTGGGCGGCCGAGGCGCACCACGATCTCGCACCGAAGTCAACGCTGGTGCGCCTGGATGGCAGCCACATGATGCCCTTCAGCCAGCCCGATGAGCTGGCGGCGCACATCGCGGCGTTCGTTCGCACATACCAGAGCCCTGTTGCCGTGCCGGTGCGTTCGACGGTGGACGTTTCGCCCAGAGCCGAACACGGTGCTATGACTCGCACGCTCGATCGTGTGGCGACGTGGTTGCGAACGCGGCACTGGACGCTCGAGGCCTTGGTCGTGGCGCTCATCGCGATGGCGTGGTGGCGCGTGGGGTTGGTCATCGTCGCGGCGCTGGTGGCGGGCATGTACGTCGATTATGGTGTCGCCAGTCTCGGGCTGGCGGTGGCGATCGTCATCCGCGGGCCGGGCGTGTGGCGGCGGGTGCTGTGCCTGTTCGTGGGCATCGTGGCGTTGTTCCCCGCGTGGGTGCTGGTGCGTTTTGGCGGGTGGTGGGCGGTCGATCGGTACGGCGTGGTGGCGTTGCTCGTTGTCATCGCGCTAGTGGCCCCGCTGACATGGATCGCGCCGCGTGTGTGGACGCGGAGCAACCGCCAGCGCATCCGGGCCCAGGTGTGGCGGTGGATCAGCCACGAGTTCTGGCCGAGCTGGATCAGCTACGTGCTGCTCACGCCCACGTTCGTCACGCAGGTGCTTCGGTACAGGCATCCGGTCGTGTTCACCGCCACCAACCCGGGCATCGCTGGCGCGGGCGGGTTCATTGGCGAACGAAAGAGCACGATCTCCGGGGCTCTGGAGAAGGCTGGCGCGCCGCTGCTCCCGACGGCCCTGCTGCGCATGCACAGCGACCCCGAGCGGCGTTTAGCACGCGTCGAGAAGCTGTTGCGGCTGCGGCCCGACCTGGGCGGGTATCCGGTGGTCATCAAGCCCGACCGCGGCGAGCAGGGGCGATCGGTGCGCGTGTGCCACAACACACGGGACGTGCGCGAGCAGATCGACCGCGTCCAGACCGATATGGTCATCCAGAAGTACGACCCCGCGCCACACGAGGTGGGGCTGTTCTGGGTGCGATTGCGGCCGCCGGGCGATCCCGACGAGCACGGGCGCGAGGGCGAGATCTTCTCGGTGACGCGAAAGATCTTTCCGACCATCGTGGGCGATGGAAAGCGCACGCTGCGGCAGCTCGTGCTGAACGATGACCGCTTCCGTGTGCAGGAGCCGTTGTTTGCCAAGCGCTTCGGGCGGGCGATCGACCTGGTGCCACCGCAAGACGAGCGGGTGAAGATGGGGCTGGCGGGCAACCACGCGCAGGGGTGCCGCTTCGAGGATGGGGCGCACCTGATCACCGACGGATTGACCGACGTGATCGACGACATCTGTCGAAAGTTCCCGAACAGCGACGGTTTGCCCGGCGGGCTCGACATCGGGCGGTTTGACATTCGCTACAGCGACGAGGAAGCCCTCAAGGCCGGGCGCGGCTTCAGCGTGATCGAGCTCAATGGCTCGTCGGCCGAGGCGACCAACGTGTACGACCCGACGCGCACGTGGTGGTGGGCCATCGAGGTGATGAGCAAGCAGTGGTGCCACGCGTATCGGCTGGGTGCGATGCGCCGGGCAATGGGGCACGAGCCGGTCGGGCCGTTGGAGTTGATCCTCATGGTGCTCAAGGCGCGTCGTGTGCGGCCCGAGAACGCGCTTGCCGATTAG
- a CDS encoding DNA starvation/stationary phase protection protein, which produces MSEGSNPEIDAKIISGLNSLLADAAVFRYKLQNYHWNVRGRQFFELHEQFEELYTAWTTHLDDIAERVRAKEATPLPTLARCLEHTRIAEEEGSPDEKRMIENVVADLLSIHREVRDVIEDAEDAGDRTTVNILDAIGDEIEKKVWMLRAWHQGG; this is translated from the coding sequence ATGAGCGAAGGCAGCAACCCCGAGATCGATGCCAAGATCATCTCAGGCCTGAACAGCCTGCTGGCCGATGCGGCCGTCTTCCGCTATAAGCTCCAGAATTACCACTGGAACGTTCGCGGCCGCCAGTTCTTCGAATTGCACGAGCAGTTCGAGGAGCTCTACACCGCCTGGACGACGCACCTGGACGACATCGCCGAGCGTGTGCGCGCGAAGGAGGCCACGCCCCTGCCCACGCTGGCACGCTGTTTGGAGCACACGCGCATCGCCGAGGAAGAAGGCTCGCCCGACGAGAAGCGGATGATCGAGAACGTCGTGGCCGACCTGCTGAGCATCCACCGGGAGGTGCGTGACGTCATCGAGGACGCCGAGGACGCGGGCGATCGCACGACGGTGAACATCCTCGACGCCATCGGCGACGAGATCGAGAAGAAGGTGTGGATGCTGCGCGCTTGGCACCAGGGCGGATGA
- the pdxH gene encoding pyridoxamine 5'-phosphate oxidase, with translation MTTGQDDQRKNIDRIASARSQTPSDAHFSGPLDSIHAYGTTHDEHLPDELPTSPFPTLNEWVDFAREHQVQPNPTAIALATANDKVPNVRIVLCRGVDTQAGAIWFFTNGQSAKGQELSANAHAAAVFHWDALDRQARLRGIVEPLPAAESDAYFASRSWEKRVGAWASDQSQPVASRQALVDKLTATLERFGIDPKNPPPHGAEVDIPRPPHWGGFRIVATEVELWVGSPARIHDRARWTREMPSEAWSATRLQP, from the coding sequence ATGACCACCGGGCAAGACGACCAACGCAAGAACATCGACCGCATCGCGTCAGCACGCTCACAGACGCCATCGGACGCGCACTTTTCCGGCCCGCTCGATTCCATCCACGCCTACGGCACCACCCACGACGAGCACCTGCCCGACGAGCTGCCCACCAGCCCCTTCCCCACGCTCAACGAATGGGTCGACTTCGCGCGCGAGCACCAGGTGCAGCCCAACCCCACCGCCATCGCGCTGGCGACAGCAAACGACAAGGTGCCCAACGTGCGCATCGTGCTGTGCCGCGGCGTCGACACCCAAGCCGGCGCCATCTGGTTCTTCACCAACGGCCAGAGTGCCAAGGGCCAGGAACTGTCCGCCAACGCCCACGCCGCCGCCGTCTTCCATTGGGACGCCCTCGACCGCCAGGCCCGCCTGCGGGGCATCGTCGAGCCACTGCCCGCCGCCGAGAGCGACGCCTACTTCGCCAGCCGGAGCTGGGAGAAGCGCGTGGGCGCGTGGGCCAGCGACCAGAGCCAGCCCGTCGCGTCTCGCCAGGCGCTGGTCGACAAGCTCACCGCCACCCTCGAACGCTTCGGTATCGACCCCAAGAACCCCCCGCCCCACGGGGCCGAGGTGGACATCCCCCGCCCCCCCCACTGGGGCGGCTTCCGCATCGTGGCCACCGAGGTCGAGTTATGGGTCGGCAGCCCGGCGCGGATCCACGACCGGGCGCGGTGGACGCGGGAGATGCCTAGCGAGGCTTGGAGTGCGACTCGATTGCAGCCGTGA